In a single window of the Cydia amplana chromosome 4, ilCydAmpl1.1, whole genome shotgun sequence genome:
- the LOC134647468 gene encoding uncharacterized WD repeat-containing protein alr3466-like → MKLLKIHLRYHPPGLILEYSQKGTVKNKEIDLLDLNSKSDITTVANELYVREVLLTEDVRDQLEQCLTTLKKRIEHEGPAGKRFIPLTSRFYIYKTLMTHVLPLTNVAFDKTGERCLSGSYDRTCKVWDVESGSELATLTGHQNVVYSVSFNFPACDRVITGSFDKSAKIWEPSTGECLATLWGHNGEVVAAQFSPKGDHAATGSMDHTAKLYDVRTGDELHTYTGHTAEVIALQFDPNEGRRLITGSFDGTISIWDTRMKDRVSVLSGHEGEISNVQFNWDSSLVGSSSLDGSARLWDARQSSCLATISTHSDEVTGTNLLFWNSFLMGSYGLFSRVSVLSGHEGEISNVQFNWDSSLVGSSSLDGSARLWDARQSSCLATISTHSDEVTGTNLLFWNSFLMGSYGLFSRVSVLSGHEGEISNVQFNWISSLVGSSSLDGSARLWDARQSSCLATISTHSDDIEVTGTNLLFWNSFLMGSYGLFSRVSVLSGHEGEISNVQFNWDSSLVGSSSLDGSARLWDARQSSCLATISTHSDEVTGTNLLFWNSFLMGSYGLFSRVSVLSGHEGEISNVQFNWDSSLVGSSSLDGSARLWDARQSFCLATISTHSDEVTGTNLLFWNSFLMGSYGLFSRASVLSGHEGEISNVQFNWDSSLVGSSSLDGSARLWDARQSSCLATISTHSDEVTGTNLLFWNSFVMGSYGLFSRVSVLSGHEGEISNVQFNWDSSLVGSSSLDGSARLWDARQSSCLATISTHSDEVTGTNLLFWNSFLMGSYGLFSRVSVLSGHEGEISNVQFNWDSSLVGSSSLDGSARLWDARQSSCLATISTHSDEVTGTNLLFWNSFLMGSYGLFSRVSVLSGHEGEISNVQFNWDSSLVGSSSLDGSARLWDARQSSCLATISTHSDEVTGTNLLFWNSFLMGSYGLFSRVSVLSGHEGEISNVQFNWDSSLVGSSSLDGSARLWDARQSSCLATISTHSDEVLDICFDWAGQRMATSSSDCSARIYDVKGDFKELAIMKGHRDEVSKVCFSPAGGCLLTASADRSARIWNSSTGNCRQVLSGHEGEIFSCAYSYAGDAIITASKDNTCRIWR, encoded by the exons ATGAAgttgttaaaaatacatttgcGGTATCACCCGCCGGGACTTATTTTAGAGTATTCTCAAAAAGGCACTGTAAAGAACAAAGAAATTGACCTTCTGGATTTAAATAGCAA AAGCGACATCACCACAGTAGCCAACGAGCTGTACGTCCGAGAGGTTCTCCTCACTGAAGACGTGAGGGACCAGCTGGAACAATGCCTGACCACGCTGAAGAAGAGGATAGAACACGAGGGACCGGCGGGGAAGAGGTTTATACCTTTGACTTCACG GTTCTACATATACAAGACGTTGATGACCCACGTGCTTCCGCTGACTAACGTGGCTTTTGACAAGACTGGAGAACG ATGTCTGTCAGGAAGCTACGACCGCACGTGTAAGGTGTGGGACGTGGAGTCAGGCAGCGAGCTGGCTACGCTTACTGGACACCAGAACGTCGTATACTCCGTCTCATTCAACTTTCCTGCTTG TGACCGGGTCATAACCGGTTCCTTCGACAAATCCGCCAAGATCTGGGAGCCTTCCACCGGGGAGTGTCTGGCAACACTCTGGGGCCACAACGGTGAGGTGGTGGCCGCTCAGTTCAGCCCTAAAGGGGACCATGCGGCCACTGGCTCCATGGACCATACTGCCAAGCTTTACGACGTCAGAACCG GGGACGAACTCCACACGTACACTGGGCACACGGCAGAGGTCATCGCGCTGCAGTTTGACCCCAACGAGGGTCGACGACTCATCACAGGGTCCTTTGATGGTACCATCTCCATATGGGATACTAGGATGAAGGA CCGAGTATCAGTCCTCTCCGGGCACGAGGGCGAGATCTCCAACGTGCAGTTCAATTGGGACAGTTCTCTCGTAGGATCTTCATCACTGGACGGCAGCGCGAGGCTCTGGGACGCTCGTCAAAGCTCCTGCCTTGCTACCATCTCAACTCACAGTGATGAGGTAACTGGGACAAACTTGCTGTTCTGGAACAGTTTTCTAATGGGCTCGTATGGATTGTTCAGTCGGGTATCAGTCCTCTCCGGGCACGAGGGCGAGATCTCCAACGTGCAGTTCAATTGGGACAGTTCTCTCGTAGGATCTTCATCACTGGACGGTAGCGCGAGGCTCTGGGACGCTCGTCAAAGCTCCTGCCTTGCTACCATCTCAACTCACAGTGATGAGGTAACTGGGACAAACTTGCTGTTCTGGAACAGTTTTCTAATGGGCTCGTATGGATTGTTCAGTCGGGTATCAGTCCTCTCCGGGCACGAGGGCGAGATCTCCAACGTGCAGTTCAATTGGATCAGTTCTCTCGTAGGATCTTCATCACTGGACGGCAGCGCGAGGCTCTGGGACGCTCGTCAAAGCTCCTGCCTTGCTACCATCTCAACTCACAGTGATGATATCGAGGTAACTGGGACAAACTTGCTGTTCTGGAACAGTTTTCTAATGGGCTCGTATGGATTGTTCAGTCGGGTATCAGTCCTCTCCGGGCACGAGGGCGAGATCTCCAACGTGCAGTTCAATTGGGACAGTTCTCTCGTAGGATCTTCATCACTGGACGGCAGCGCGAGGCTCTGGGACGCTCGTCAAAGCTCCTGCCTTGCTACCATCTCAACTCACAGTGATGAGGTAACTGGGACAAACTTGCTGTTCTGGAACAGTTTTCTAATGGGCTCGTATGGATTGTTCAGTCGGGTATCAGTCCTCTCCGGGCACGAGGGCGAGATCTCCAACGTGCAGTTCAATTGGGACAGTTCTCTCGTAGGATCTTCATCACTGGACGGCAGCGCGAGGCTCTGGGACGCTCGTCAAAGCTTCTGCCTTGCTACCATCTCAACTCACAGTGATGAGGTAACTGGGACAAACTTGCTGTTCTGGAACAGTTTTCTAATGGGCTCGTATGGATTGTTCAGTCGGGCATCAGTCCTCTCCGGGCACGAGGGCGAGATCTCCAACGTGCAGTTCAATTGGGACAGTTCTCTCGTAGGATCTTCATCACTGGACGGCAGCGCGAGGCTCTGGGACGCTCGTCAAAGCTCCTGCCTTGCTACCATCTCAACTCACAGTGATGAGGTAACTGGGACAAACTTGCTGTTCTGGAACAGTTTTGTAATGGGCTCGTATGGATTGTTCAGTCGGGTATCAGTCCTCTCCGGGCACGAGGGCGAGATCTCCAACGTGCAGTTCAATTGGGACAGTTCTCTCGTAGGATCTTCATCACTGGACGGCAGCGCGAGGCTCTGGGACGCTCGTCAAAGCTCCTGCCTTGCTACCATCTCAACTCACAGTGATGAGGTAACTGGGACAAACTTGCTGTTCTGGAACAGTTTTCTAATGGGCTCGTATGGATTGTTCAGTCGGGTATCAGTCCTCTCCGGGCACGAGGGCGAGATCTCCAACGTGCAGTTCAATTGGGACAGTTCTCTCGTAGGATCTTCATCACTGGACGGCAGCGCGAGGCTCTGGGACGCTCGTCAAAGCTCCTGCCTTGCTACCATCTCAACTCACAGTGATGAGGTAACTGGAACAAACTTGCTGTTCTGGAACAGTTTTCTAATGGGCTCGTATGGATTGTTCAGTCGGGTATCAGTCCTCTCCGGGCACGAGGGCGAGATCTCCAACGTGCAGTTCAATTGGGACAGTTCTCTCGTAGGATCTTCATCACTGGACGGCAGCGCGAGGCTCTGGGACGCTCGTCAAAGCTCCTGCCTTGCTACCATCTCAACTCACAGTGATGAGGTAACTGGGACAAACTTGCTGTTCTGGAACAGTTTTCTAATGGGCTCGTATGGATTGTTCAGTCGGGTATCAGTCCTCTCCGGGCACGAGGGCGAGATCTCCAACGTGCAGTTCAATTGGGACAGTTCTCTCGTAGGATCTTCATCACTGGACGGTAGCGCGAGGCTCTGGGACGCTCGTCAAAGCTCCTGCCTTGCTACCATCTCAACTCACAGTGATGAG GTGTTGGACATCTGCTTCGACTGGGCGGGACAGCGAATGGCCACCTCCTCCAGCGATTGTTCAGCGAGGATCTACGACGTCAAGGGAGACTTTAAGGAGCTGGCGATCATGAAGGGCCATCGTGATGAGGTGTCCAAG GTATGCTTCAGTCCCGCCGGAGGTTGCCTGCTGACGGCATCAGCTGACCGCAGCGCCCGTATCTGGAACTCATCGACTGGGAACTGCAGACAG GTTTTGTCCGGCCACGAGGGCGAAATCTTCTCCTGCGCGTACTCGTACGCCGGAGACGCCATCATCACAGCCTCCAAGGACAACACGTGCCGCATATGGAGGTGA